The window AGGTGTTATAACTGAACCCGGCCTGTCTAATTGTTCCTTCATGTTTGAATTTCAGCCTCACTGGAACTGCGCGGCTCTTGAAGTTATCCGTACGAGCTCTTATTTCGATCCGGTTTAATTTCAACTCTTTCAAGGAGTAGCTCACCATACATCTACAAGAATCCGTCATGATCCCTTTCCCCTGATACCCCTCTGCAAGCCAATATCCAATCGATGTTATCTGATTGCCCCAATCAATTTCGTGAAGGCTAATACAACCTACGATCTCATTCTGATAAAAAATACCGCAATTAATGCCATTGTTTTTTGCAAAGCGGCTAAGTTCTGATTCTATAAAAGCCCTTGTGTCTTCTACTTTAGTTGTTTTATCAACCCATGGAAGCCATTTCGCTAAATAAGCACGATTCTGATTGACCAAATGGAATAAGGCATCTGCATGCCTAACTTCTAGTATCTTTAATTCGAGTTCATCACTTATTTTACATGTAAACATGATTGACCTCCGATCTTGCACTATGATTGGCATTTCCACGATTTTGTTCCTTGTTATATAATAATGCAAAGACAACCTGAACGAATGGAGAAATGAATATGGATATACATGAAATTCCCATGCATTTAATTGACGAGGATACGGATCAGCCCAGATATCAATTCGATGAAGAGGCGCTCCAAGAATTAATGAAAAGCATCGAGGAGATTGGCTTACTCTCTCCAATTAAAGTGAGGACAACGGCTGACAACCGGTACAAAATTATTTACGGGAATCGGAGATACAAAGCTAGCAAAATGCTGGGACGCCCCACCATGTCCTGTATTGTATCAACAGTAACAGATGAGTTGGAGATTTATTTGGAACAGATTGCGGAGAATCTGACAAGGGAAGGCTTTTCACCCATTGAAGAAGCCGAGGCCTTCCACAAACTTATGAATGATTCCAAATTCAGTTCCTCTATTAAATACCTTTCTAGCAAACTGGGCAAGCCAGAAACATACATCAAAAACAAATGTGATTTGTTAAAGTTTGGAAATTCAGTTAAGAAGCTGATCGTAAGCGGTACAGAAATTCGCAAAGACAAGCTGACCGAGGATCAGCTGCTGCCTATCAAAGATTTACCGATCGAACACCGTGATCCGCTAGCTTTGATTATTGCCAGAGATGAAATGCCTGTCAGTGATGTCAAAAAGATTGCTCGAATGTTCAAAGATAAAGATATTTCAGAAAGCACTAAAGGGAAGCTTCTCTATAAAACAGGTCATGATCTGGTAGAAACTTGGTCCGTCTTTCAAAACAACCGAGCAGAACGAGCCAAGCCTGCAGCTGCAAAAGCTTCGACAAAAGTGGAGAAAGCGGAGAAATCCAAGGAAGTAGTCTCGGACAATAAAACAGAAATGCCGATTCAAAGCGGGCTGCCTGCAGCTTCAACTAGTCCAACAACTAGCCCAATTCAAGCCAAACTTCTGCAAATGCTTAGCGCATTTCCTGCAGCTAGTGATATTCAAGTTGAAGCCTTAGACGTCGATGTCCATGATAAAGAACAATTTCTGAATGATCTCAATACCTTAGTCGGTAATTTGGAAAAGCATTTGGATGCGTGGAAAAAAGTTAGAGAACTTGCCGTTACCCACTAACATCCTAGTCCTGCAATTCAAGTACTCCAAGCTTCTTCGCA is drawn from Paenibacillus sp. V4I7 and contains these coding sequences:
- a CDS encoding GNAT family N-acetyltransferase, whose amino-acid sequence is MFTCKISDELELKILEVRHADALFHLVNQNRAYLAKWLPWVDKTTKVEDTRAFIESELSRFAKNNGINCGIFYQNEIVGCISLHEIDWGNQITSIGYWLAEGYQGKGIMTDSCRCMVSYSLKELKLNRIEIRARTDNFKSRAVPVRLKFKHEGTIRQAGFSYNTFHDHEVYGILAEEWELIK
- a CDS encoding ParB/RepB/Spo0J family partition protein; the protein is MDIHEIPMHLIDEDTDQPRYQFDEEALQELMKSIEEIGLLSPIKVRTTADNRYKIIYGNRRYKASKMLGRPTMSCIVSTVTDELEIYLEQIAENLTREGFSPIEEAEAFHKLMNDSKFSSSIKYLSSKLGKPETYIKNKCDLLKFGNSVKKLIVSGTEIRKDKLTEDQLLPIKDLPIEHRDPLALIIARDEMPVSDVKKIARMFKDKDISESTKGKLLYKTGHDLVETWSVFQNNRAERAKPAAAKASTKVEKAEKSKEVVSDNKTEMPIQSGLPAASTSPTTSPIQAKLLQMLSAFPAASDIQVEALDVDVHDKEQFLNDLNTLVGNLEKHLDAWKKVRELAVTH